In one Cygnus atratus isolate AKBS03 ecotype Queensland, Australia chromosome 14, CAtr_DNAZoo_HiC_assembly, whole genome shotgun sequence genomic region, the following are encoded:
- the LOC118256758 gene encoding ovomucoid-like has translation MSTMKITGAFVLLTLAVLCLANAAKEDAVDCSEYKRLERGRPIYCEKLYQPFCGSDGKTYNNKCSFCKAVLRSRGALHMKQEGAC, from the exons ATGTCTACCATGAAGATAACAGGCGCTTTTGTGCTCCTCACCCTGGCAGTTCTTTGCTTAGCAA ATGCTGCCAAAGAGGATGCG GTAGACTGCAGTGAATACAAGAGGTTAGAGAGAGGAAGACCTATTTATTGTGAAAAACTCTACCAACCTTTTTGTGGCTCTGATGGGAAAACATATAACAACAAATGTTCCTTCTGCAAGGCTGTCCT gagAAGTAGAGGAGCCTTACATATGAAGCAAGAAGGTGCATGCTGA